From a region of the Phragmites australis chromosome 21, lpPhrAust1.1, whole genome shotgun sequence genome:
- the LOC133903305 gene encoding putative F-box protein At1g65770 — MDWSTLPGDLLRLVSGRLHDPLDFLRFRAVCRSWRSAAAASSPPRFLPWLLARPAHPTAALSFFSLSAGATRSVAAPSAAHRILGPTRSHLLLSDTTHDHLLLLNPLTGARLPLPDSPFPASSPVIQGYRVSGTDSSAPVVLYNAKKLFFHFRHPDPASGEPTNSVGSWTEVPMPGLVAENMYHDGKVFVCDEHGHITVFDAATLAVVGAVPPPPVVKVALCRDAFKCIAFVPSGDELLCVIRYFGRDGQGELLEDCGGLEVYRLEMEIGRGEGESPSPPRWVQMRSIGDRMLFVGLYQGFSFRAVDFAGFKGDCIYFFKLEMAKRSCIYRFSMEDGRTEELPGPWMHACTWFVPSLS, encoded by the coding sequence ATGGATTGGTCAACCCtccccggcgacctcctccgcCTCGTCTCGGGCCGCCTCCACGACCCGCTCGACTTCCTCCGCTTCCGCGCCGTATGCCGCTCCTGGcgctctgccgccgccgcttcctcccctccccgctTCCTTCCCTGGCTCCTCGCCCGCCCTGCCCACCCCACCGCTGCCCTCTCCTTCTTCTCGCTCTCTGCCGGCGCCACCCGCTCCGTCGCCGCCCCCTCCGCCGCGCATCGCATCCTCGGCCCTACCCgctcccacctcctcctctccgaCACCACCCacgaccacctcctcctcctcaacccCCTCACTGGCGCTCGGCTCCCCCTCCCAGACTCCCCTTTCCCCGCCTCCAGCCCCGTCATCCAGGGCTACCGCGTCTCCGGCACCGACTCGTCGGCCCCCGTGGTGCTCTACAACGCCAAGAAGCTCTTCTTCCACTTCCGCCACCCGGACCCGGCCAGCGGTGAACCAACAAATTCTGTAGGTAGTTGGACGGAGGTGCCGATGCCGGGGCTCGTCGCCGAGAACATGTACCACGACGGGAAGGTATTCGTGTGCGACGAGCACGGCCACATCACGGTCTTCGACGCTGCTACGCTGGCCGTGGTCGgggccgtgccgccgccgccggtggtgAAGGTTGCTCTGTGCAGGGATGCCTTCAAGTGCATTGCCTTCGTGCCGTCCGGAGACGAGCTGCTGTGCGTGATCCGGTACTTCGGCAGGGATGGTCAGGGGGAGTTGTTGGAGGATTGCGGCGGGTTGGAGGTGTACCGGCTGGAGATGGAGAttgggagaggggagggggaatcaccgtcgccgccgcggtggGTTCAGATGAGGAGCATTGGTGATAGGATGCTGTTTGTTGGACTCTACCAGGGGTTTTCTTTCAGAGCGGTGGACTTCGCGGGGTTTAAGGGGGATTGCATCTATTTCTTTAAGCTGGAGATGGCCAAGAGATCTTGCATCTACAGGTTTAGCATGGAGGATGGCCGCACCGAAGAGCTGCCTGGCCCGTGGATGCATGCTTGCACTTGGTTCGTGCCGAGCTTGTCTTAG